One window from the genome of Flavobacterium agricola encodes:
- a CDS encoding amidohydrolase family protein → MHCNIEPTSKLDRLALTQKVIENRKSTMDFEIVAFPQHGLYYTDSLALMQEAAKMDIDFIGGLDPTTIDGNLEKVMDVTIQMALDNNKGIDMHLHETGALGLKTIEYLIKQVNQNPALKNKTFVSHSYVLGTLDVKTTERVAEELAQAGIGIISTVPIGYLVMPIPLLLQKGVHVTSGTDSVTDHWQPFGLANMLQKANVMAESYGLNDEFGLSRCLKIATNHVTPLNDKGQVAWPKVGDTASFGLYETSCSAEAVARMAPIQNHFSKGQQIF, encoded by the coding sequence GTGCATTGTAATATAGAACCTACATCAAAATTAGATCGTTTAGCACTTACTCAAAAAGTAATTGAAAACAGAAAAAGCACAATGGATTTTGAAATTGTAGCTTTTCCGCAGCACGGTTTATATTATACCGATTCGCTTGCATTAATGCAAGAAGCTGCTAAAATGGATATTGATTTTATTGGTGGATTAGATCCGACAACCATTGATGGAAATTTAGAAAAAGTAATGGATGTTACCATACAAATGGCATTAGACAACAACAAAGGAATTGATATGCACTTGCATGAAACCGGAGCTTTAGGTTTAAAAACTATTGAATATTTAATTAAGCAAGTAAATCAAAACCCAGCCCTTAAAAACAAAACGTTTGTAAGCCATTCGTATGTTTTAGGAACTTTAGATGTTAAAACTACCGAACGTGTTGCTGAGGAATTAGCACAGGCAGGCATTGGTATTATTTCTACCGTTCCAATTGGTTATTTGGTTATGCCAATTCCTTTATTATTACAAAAAGGCGTTCATGTGACTTCAGGAACCGATAGCGTTACCGATCACTGGCAACCATTTGGTTTAGCAAACATGTTACAAAAGGCTAATGTAATGGCAGAATCTTACGGATTAAACGATGAGTTTGGTTTATCTCGTTGTTTAAAAATTGCTACAAACCACGTAACGCCTTTAAACGATAAAGGACAAGTTGCTTGGCCAAAAGTTGGAGATACAGCAAGTTTTGGATTATATGAGACAAGTTGCTCGGCCGAAGCCGTTGCAAGAATGGCTCCTATTCAAAATCATTTTAGCAAAGGCCAACAGATTTTTTAA
- a CDS encoding MFS transporter, whose translation MQNVQQSTRQKNTQYLFIIAWILGLIFYFIDYVTRSAPSLMFGELANLWSIDKKGVVNLVGTYYITYSVCALVAGICLDKFGAKYSMFAGSFILGIGCILFVLSSEFSGTVGRLLQGAGSAFAFPGCVYLIAKGFSSKHLATAIGFTQCIGMLGGAAGQFAAGPILESGLDFKSFWIQSGIYCIIPAIAMLLLIPKNNAEERETEKQTSFLKPFKIVFSNKDSWLCGIISGLLFAPTTIFFMTWAVAFFENDLQMDKHSAVLNASMAALGWVIGCPLMGYLADKIGKRRPVLIAGCLGMIIMLLQLMYLQDAINIKATVFIFGVFSGVAMIPYSIIKEVNPDSVKGSATGVQNFITFGVTTALGPLFAVLLGNKIANIAEPIQHFNQSIWFWLIGTAVALVLSLLVTETGLKAKK comes from the coding sequence ATGCAAAACGTACAACAAAGTACCAGACAAAAAAACACACAATATTTATTCATTATCGCCTGGATTTTAGGCTTAATTTTTTATTTTATAGATTATGTAACAAGATCAGCCCCGTCGTTAATGTTTGGCGAATTGGCGAACCTTTGGTCTATAGATAAAAAAGGAGTTGTAAACTTAGTTGGCACCTATTATATAACATACTCCGTTTGTGCCTTAGTTGCCGGAATTTGTTTAGATAAATTTGGAGCCAAATATTCTATGTTCGCAGGTTCTTTTATTTTAGGAATTGGCTGTATTTTATTTGTTCTGTCTTCTGAATTTTCCGGAACCGTTGGTCGTTTATTACAAGGTGCTGGTAGTGCATTTGCCTTTCCGGGCTGTGTTTACTTAATTGCCAAAGGTTTTAGCTCTAAACATTTAGCAACTGCCATTGGTTTTACCCAATGCATCGGAATGCTCGGAGGTGCAGCCGGTCAATTTGCTGCGGGACCAATACTAGAAAGCGGATTAGATTTTAAATCATTCTGGATTCAATCAGGTATTTATTGTATTATTCCAGCCATTGCCATGCTTTTACTTATTCCTAAAAATAATGCTGAAGAAAGAGAAACAGAAAAACAAACTTCGTTTTTAAAGCCATTTAAAATTGTATTTTCTAATAAAGATTCTTGGTTGTGCGGCATCATTTCAGGGCTTTTATTTGCTCCTACTACAATATTTTTCATGACATGGGCAGTAGCTTTTTTTGAAAACGATTTACAAATGGATAAGCACAGCGCCGTTTTAAATGCATCAATGGCAGCATTAGGTTGGGTAATTGGATGCCCGCTTATGGGATATTTAGCAGATAAAATAGGAAAAAGACGTCCGGTACTTATAGCAGGTTGCCTAGGTATGATAATTATGTTATTACAATTAATGTACTTGCAAGATGCGATAAACATAAAAGCTACCGTATTTATATTTGGAGTATTTTCTGGCGTAGCCATGATTCCTTATTCAATCATTAAAGAAGTAAATCCTGATTCTGTAAAAGGTAGTGCAACTGGTGTACAAAATTTCATAACTTTCGGTGTTACCACAGCGTTAGGTCCATTATTTGCGGTACTATTGGGTAATAAAATTGCCAATATTGCAGAACCTATTCAGCATTTTAATCAATCCATTTGGTTTTGGTTAATTGGTACTGCAGTTGCCTTAGTGCTTTCATTATTAGTAACCGAAACGGGTTTAAAAGCAAAAAAATAA
- a CDS encoding lipoate--protein ligase, which produces MVFIDNQGITDPSINLAIEEFAVRYLPANPPILLFYINKPSIIIGKNQNTIEEINTNYVADNNIQVVRRLSGGGAVYHDEGNLNFSFITENDGKSFSDFKKFLNPIVEALAEMGIEAEVKGRNDILINDKKISGNAQFATMGKIFTHGTLLFNSDIDEVVNALKVRKDKIESKGMKSVRSRVANISEFLSETITISEFKQKILTSIFKTSAINQIPEYHLTDEDWKKIYEIRENRYANWDWNYGKSPISSSIFSKRFPSGVIDIHLNLKQGMIEDIKIYGDFFGIGEVSDIENMLRNKKYDREELKATLKNVNITHYFGAITLDDFMNVLY; this is translated from the coding sequence ATGGTATTTATTGACAATCAAGGAATAACAGATCCGAGTATTAATTTAGCAATTGAAGAATTTGCGGTACGTTATTTACCAGCAAATCCTCCTATTTTACTATTTTACATCAACAAACCATCAATAATAATTGGTAAAAACCAAAATACGATTGAAGAGATTAACACCAATTACGTTGCCGACAACAACATTCAAGTTGTACGTCGCTTATCTGGTGGTGGAGCCGTTTATCATGATGAAGGAAACCTAAACTTCAGTTTTATCACCGAAAATGACGGAAAAAGCTTTTCAGATTTTAAAAAGTTTTTAAATCCAATTGTCGAAGCTTTAGCCGAAATGGGCATTGAAGCCGAAGTTAAAGGCAGAAACGATATTTTAATAAACGACAAAAAAATTAGTGGCAATGCACAATTTGCCACTATGGGCAAAATTTTCACACACGGAACCTTATTGTTTAATAGCGATATAGATGAAGTTGTTAATGCATTAAAAGTACGCAAAGACAAAATAGAATCTAAAGGAATGAAATCGGTTCGTAGTCGTGTAGCAAATATTTCTGAATTTTTATCTGAAACAATTACAATTTCTGAATTTAAACAAAAAATATTAACTTCTATATTTAAAACCTCAGCTATAAATCAAATTCCTGAATATCATTTAACCGATGAAGATTGGAAGAAAATTTATGAAATTCGAGAAAACAGATATGCCAACTGGGATTGGAATTACGGCAAATCGCCTATTTCAAGCAGTATTTTTTCTAAACGTTTTCCGAGCGGTGTAATCGACATTCATTTAAATTTAAAACAAGGAATGATTGAAGATATAAAAATTTATGGCGATTTTTTTGGTATTGGAGAAGTGAGCGATATTGAGAATATGTTACGAAATAAAAAATACGATCGTGAGGAATTAAAAGCAACTTTAAAAAATGTAAATATTACACATTATTTTGGAGCAATTACTTTAGATGATTTTATGAACGTATTGTATTAA
- a CDS encoding cold-shock protein has translation MQEGTVKFFNESKGFGFITQSNGEEIFVHVTGLVDRVRENDEVTFDVEKGKKGLNATNVRVK, from the coding sequence ATGCAAGAAGGTACAGTAAAGTTCTTTAATGAGTCAAAAGGTTTCGGATTCATTACACAATCTAACGGAGAAGAAATTTTCGTTCACGTTACAGGTTTAGTTGATAGAGTTCGTGAAAATGACGAAGTTACTTTTGACGTAGAAAAAGGTAAAAAAGGTTTAAACGCTACAAACGTTAGAGTAAAATAA
- a CDS encoding cold-shock protein, which translates to MADSFSKKEFNKKKAKKKADKLNKREDRKVNNNKGKSLEEMFIYVDANGNLTETPPHLQAEVKEEIKLNPNEIFEGRVSYFSDKGYGFIIENNSKEDIFFHYLNLVEPVAKNDKVTFTKQDTPKGFRAINIKKII; encoded by the coding sequence ATGGCAGACTCATTTTCAAAAAAAGAATTCAATAAAAAAAAGGCAAAGAAAAAAGCTGATAAATTAAATAAGCGTGAAGACCGAAAAGTAAATAATAACAAGGGAAAAAGCCTTGAAGAAATGTTTATTTATGTGGATGCTAACGGAAATTTAACCGAAACGCCACCACATTTACAAGCAGAAGTCAAGGAAGAGATTAAGCTTAACCCGAATGAAATATTTGAAGGTAGAGTAAGTTATTTTTCAGATAAGGGTTACGGTTTTATTATTGAAAACAATTCGAAAGAAGATATTTTCTTTCATTATTTGAACTTAGTTGAACCAGTTGCAAAAAATGACAAGGTAACATTTACCAAACAAGATACTCCTAAAGGTTTTAGGGCTATAAACATAAAAAAAATAATTTAA
- a CDS encoding PorT family protein → MKNKYIVLFSFFALLGFAPQIFAQTTEEEPQKTKNFFNTNTEYRVKAQFSIGGASPLGLPAQIRKVESYNPTLQLGLGLDATKWFTDSQKLGLRIGLAFEGRGMKTNARVKNYYTQIEDDTGAQTKGYFTGRVVTEMNNSYITFPVSLVWNATPKWNFYAGMYFSGLIDRNFKGHIYDGNFREGTPVGELTVFEGTARGIYDFSDDLARFQFGNQLGAEFEVNKSLRIFADVTMANNQVFKHDFEAISFKMYNIYGNIGFAYVFL, encoded by the coding sequence ATGAAAAATAAATATATCGTATTATTCAGCTTTTTTGCACTTTTAGGTTTTGCACCACAGATTTTTGCTCAAACGACTGAAGAAGAACCGCAAAAAACAAAAAACTTTTTTAATACCAATACCGAATATCGCGTAAAAGCTCAATTTAGTATTGGTGGTGCTTCGCCTTTGGGCTTACCTGCACAAATTAGAAAGGTAGAAAGTTATAATCCTACTTTACAATTAGGTTTAGGGCTAGATGCAACCAAATGGTTTACAGACAGCCAAAAGTTAGGTTTACGAATCGGATTAGCTTTTGAGGGCCGCGGTATGAAAACCAATGCACGCGTTAAAAATTATTACACGCAGATTGAAGATGACACCGGCGCGCAAACCAAAGGTTATTTTACGGGCCGCGTTGTTACAGAAATGAACAATTCGTACATTACTTTTCCGGTTTCTTTAGTTTGGAATGCAACGCCAAAATGGAATTTTTATGCTGGTATGTATTTTTCAGGTTTAATAGATCGTAATTTTAAAGGGCATATTTACGATGGTAATTTTAGAGAAGGTACCCCGGTTGGTGAACTAACCGTTTTTGAAGGAACCGCTCGCGGAATTTATGATTTTTCTGATGATTTAGCTCGCTTTCAGTTTGGAAATCAGTTGGGTGCAGAGTTTGAAGTAAATAAAAGTTTGCGTATTTTTGCCGATGTAACCATGGCTAATAATCAGGTTTTTAAGCATGATTTTGAAGCAATTTCTTTTAAAATGTATAATATTTACGGCAATATTGGTTTTGCTTACGTATTTTTATAA
- a CDS encoding PCMD domain-containing protein, translating into MKQNLFLVGLVAPFLFTSCIKDEELDTDADIVEAYIPVQYLKTDPIITNTSVEFRVKSNVDLTQQAPLFEISPNATIDPPNGTVRDYTTSQISVVTAQDNRWKKIYTISFNVDELSTAYLFDHAELTDKDRYYRFYTIGGNGDKVYDWASGNSGYVTVAGNKTPFEYPTTVAEGRAGGFAAKMQTVYTSSFAAATGNPIAAGNLFLGSFKTNLFNTLKSTKFGLPYSGDLPKSVRLYYKYTAGSEVRDQDFRIVPGAVDTFDVYAILFESRAKDNFQYGDHDFKDSRNVAVARIPDELRIPTTEWREVEFPFEMVNGKTFDPTKEYVLAIVMSSSIDGAHFTGAIGSTLIVDELELIYN; encoded by the coding sequence ATGAAACAAAACCTTTTTTTAGTCGGATTAGTAGCACCTTTTCTTTTTACTTCGTGTATTAAAGATGAAGAATTAGATACGGATGCTGATATTGTTGAAGCTTATATTCCTGTTCAATATTTAAAAACAGATCCAATCATCACCAATACATCGGTAGAATTTCGTGTTAAATCTAATGTTGATTTAACGCAACAAGCGCCGTTGTTTGAAATATCGCCTAACGCAACTATTGACCCGCCCAACGGAACGGTTCGTGATTATACCACGTCTCAAATTTCTGTGGTAACGGCGCAAGATAATCGTTGGAAAAAAATATATACCATTAGTTTTAATGTAGACGAGCTTAGTACCGCTTATTTGTTTGATCATGCCGAGCTAACAGATAAAGACCGTTATTATCGTTTTTATACTATTGGAGGAAATGGAGATAAAGTTTACGATTGGGCCAGTGGAAATTCAGGTTATGTAACCGTTGCCGGTAATAAAACGCCTTTTGAGTATCCAACAACCGTTGCCGAAGGCCGTGCGGGTGGTTTTGCTGCTAAAATGCAAACCGTTTACACCAGTAGTTTTGCAGCTGCAACCGGTAACCCAATTGCAGCCGGAAACTTATTTTTAGGTAGTTTTAAAACCAATTTATTCAATACCTTAAAATCTACTAAATTCGGATTGCCTTATTCAGGTGATTTACCTAAATCGGTGCGCTTGTATTATAAATACACAGCCGGATCTGAAGTTCGTGACCAAGATTTTAGAATTGTTCCTGGTGCAGTAGATACGTTTGACGTTTATGCTATTCTTTTTGAATCTCGTGCTAAAGATAATTTTCAGTACGGCGATCACGATTTTAAAGATTCTAGAAACGTTGCTGTAGCTCGTATTCCTGACGAACTTAGAATACCAACAACCGAATGGCGTGAAGTAGAATTTCCTTTTGAAATGGTAAATGGCAAAACATTTGATCCAACAAAAGAATATGTTTTGGCTATTGTTATGTCGTCTAGTATTGATGGAGCTCATTTTACGGGTGCTATTGGAAGTACGTTAATTGTTGATGAATTGGAATTGATTTATAACTAA
- a CDS encoding prephenate dehydrogenase, translating into MKTVTIIGLGLIGGSFALGLKRTGLAEKIIGVDTNPEHCQEALALGIVDEIKELKPAVLQSDLVILAIPINAAQVVLPQILDYIPLETYVMDMGSTKAGICAVVKNHPNRKNFVATHPIAGTENSGPKAAFAELFLNKVSIICDAHLSSEKAVNLVRKIYQNLWTNVITMSAEAHDEHIAYVSHLSHITSFALGQTVLEIEKDEKNIFDMAGSGFESTVRLAKSSPAMWTPIFIQNRENLLKAIDTYEKQIQKMREMIENSEAENIYEYLSQVNDIRRILNK; encoded by the coding sequence ATGAAAACAGTTACAATTATAGGTTTAGGGTTAATAGGTGGTTCTTTTGCTTTAGGATTAAAAAGAACTGGTTTAGCCGAAAAAATTATTGGGGTTGATACCAACCCAGAGCACTGCCAAGAAGCTTTAGCGCTTGGTATTGTAGATGAAATTAAGGAACTAAAACCTGCCGTTTTACAAAGCGATTTGGTAATTTTAGCTATTCCGATTAATGCAGCACAAGTTGTGCTACCGCAAATATTAGATTATATTCCGTTAGAAACGTATGTTATGGATATGGGATCTACCAAAGCAGGAATTTGTGCGGTGGTTAAAAACCACCCAAACAGAAAAAACTTTGTGGCTACCCACCCTATTGCCGGAACCGAAAATTCGGGGCCAAAAGCTGCATTTGCTGAATTATTTTTAAACAAAGTTTCTATTATTTGTGATGCGCATTTAAGCAGTGAAAAGGCAGTAAACTTGGTTCGTAAAATATACCAAAACTTATGGACTAATGTAATTACTATGAGCGCTGAAGCGCATGACGAACATATTGCTTACGTTTCGCATTTATCGCACATTACATCGTTTGCATTAGGCCAAACGGTTTTAGAGATTGAAAAAGATGAGAAAAATATTTTTGATATGGCCGGATCTGGATTTGAATCAACCGTAAGGTTAGCTAAAAGTTCGCCCGCTATGTGGACGCCAATTTTTATTCAGAACCGTGAAAACTTGCTTAAAGCGATTGACACGTACGAGAAACAAATTCAGAAAATGCGTGAAATGATAGAAAATTCGGAAGCCGAAAACATTTACGAATACCTATCTCAAGTTAACGATATTAGACGCATCTTAAACAAATAA
- a CDS encoding fatty acid desaturase yields the protein MYQKTTSYIRQEITQTYKNFRSKYPILKHQNAIGFSIFALSVIFSATISVLWLNNMVSTWLLVVVNAFLFGVLHELEHDLIHYMYFKNNKIVHNLLLLFVWLLRPLTLNPWFRRTLHFHHHRFSGTLHDIEERGVTNGEKWGIIRFLFTPDLVLGNLIRVRKLFADIKQEVANGNLKIEVAHKIKQAGVFGLIPITIVSHLILYLFSIQLILNFLDVNFGLGIYLPEQLTSLLTYLSPLIYIILIPNLLRQFCLHLVTSNLHYFGDVEKGNVVEQTQVINVWWTFPLQFFCFFFGWTHAIHHFVVNETFYVRHLTRKKAHQIMRASGVRFNDLASIKRANRFHKDSKI from the coding sequence ATGTATCAAAAAACGACGTCTTATATTAGACAAGAAATTACACAAACCTATAAAAACTTTAGAAGCAAATATCCCATTTTAAAACACCAAAATGCCATTGGGTTTTCCATTTTTGCTTTATCCGTTATTTTTAGTGCAACCATTAGTGTTTTATGGTTAAACAATATGGTGTCAACCTGGTTGTTGGTTGTGGTTAATGCTTTTTTGTTTGGCGTTTTACACGAATTAGAGCACGATTTAATACATTATATGTATTTTAAAAACAATAAAATTGTACACAATTTGTTGCTTTTGTTTGTTTGGCTTTTACGACCATTAACTTTAAATCCGTGGTTTAGACGTACGTTGCATTTTCATCATCATCGTTTTTCAGGAACGTTGCATGATATTGAAGAACGCGGAGTAACCAATGGAGAAAAATGGGGAATTATTCGTTTTTTATTTACTCCAGATTTGGTTTTAGGTAATTTAATTCGCGTGCGTAAATTATTTGCCGATATAAAACAAGAAGTTGCAAACGGCAATTTAAAAATAGAAGTTGCACATAAAATAAAACAAGCTGGTGTTTTTGGTTTAATTCCGATTACTATTGTATCGCATCTTATTTTATATCTGTTTTCTATTCAATTAATATTAAACTTTTTAGATGTTAATTTTGGTTTAGGTATTTACTTGCCAGAGCAGTTAACTAGCTTATTAACGTATTTAAGTCCGTTAATTTATATTATTTTAATTCCAAACTTATTGCGTCAGTTTTGTTTGCATTTGGTCACATCAAACTTGCATTATTTTGGCGATGTAGAAAAAGGAAATGTGGTAGAACAAACACAAGTTATTAATGTTTGGTGGACTTTTCCGTTACAATTTTTCTGTTTCTTTTTTGGTTGGACCCATGCCATTCATCATTTTGTAGTAAACGAAACTTTTTATGTAAGGCATTTAACCCGAAAAAAAGCACACCAAATTATGCGTGCAAGCGGTGTTCGTTTTAACGATTTAGCTTCTATTAAAAGAGCCAATCGTTTTCATAAAGATTCTAAAATATAA
- a CDS encoding 3-hydroxyacyl-CoA dehydrogenase, with product MSFKNITVAGSGVLGYQIAFQTAFKGFNVVVYDINDAVLEQAKSKFSNLSAAYKKDIHATDKQLAETQSRLTYSSNLSEALATADLLIEAIPENPKIKIDFYQNAGKVAPEKTIFATNSSTLLPSQFASYTGRPEKFLALHFANEIWIHNTAEIMGHSGTDPEVFKAVVAFAKQIGMITLPLHKEQPGYILNTLLVPLLDAATYLLVNDIADYKTIDKTWMAATGAPVGPCGILDLVGITTAYNINLMAAANNPEKEKVVAFLKSNFIDTNKLGINTGQGFYTYPNPEFEDKDFLK from the coding sequence ATGAGTTTTAAAAATATTACGGTTGCTGGCAGTGGCGTTTTGGGTTATCAAATAGCATTTCAAACCGCTTTTAAAGGTTTTAACGTTGTAGTTTACGATATAAACGATGCAGTTTTAGAACAAGCAAAAAGCAAGTTTAGCAACTTAAGCGCAGCTTATAAAAAAGACATTCATGCTACCGATAAGCAATTGGCCGAAACGCAAAGCAGATTAACTTACTCATCTAACCTTAGTGAAGCTTTAGCAACTGCTGATTTGTTAATTGAAGCTATTCCGGAAAATCCGAAAATTAAAATTGATTTTTATCAAAACGCCGGAAAAGTAGCACCCGAAAAAACAATTTTTGCAACCAATTCATCCACCTTACTACCTAGTCAGTTTGCTTCGTACACAGGCAGACCAGAAAAGTTTTTAGCCTTACATTTTGCAAATGAAATTTGGATTCATAATACGGCTGAAATTATGGGTCATTCGGGTACAGATCCAGAAGTTTTTAAAGCTGTAGTTGCATTTGCTAAGCAAATTGGCATGATTACTTTACCCCTGCATAAAGAACAGCCCGGTTATATATTAAATACATTATTGGTTCCGTTGTTAGATGCAGCAACTTATTTATTAGTTAATGACATTGCAGATTATAAAACCATTGATAAAACTTGGATGGCTGCAACAGGAGCTCCAGTTGGCCCATGTGGTATTTTAGATTTGGTTGGTATAACTACTGCATACAACATCAATTTAATGGCAGCAGCTAATAACCCGGAAAAAGAAAAAGTAGTTGCATTTTTAAAATCAAATTTTATTGATACCAACAAGTTGGGTATTAACACCGGACAAGGTTTTTATACCTATCCAAATCCTGAATTTGAAGACAAAGACTTTTTAAAATAA
- a CDS encoding helix-turn-helix domain-containing protein, translating into MTKKSNEIFANKNSKEKRKEIDFVKGYFLYEDGRCYSEKSNKFLSKVRTNGKTPNKYYYMYDLTPYGGCLVSRLVMYVFGDHEYTNFKEMPKVIQVDGDPENSHISNLKFATQSEINLINNIKPSPVCYTDTGTIKIKDKKLVVNMLAQNFTYKKIAAVFETSEMSVYRFVKRHIKGQTV; encoded by the coding sequence ATGACAAAAAAAAGTAATGAAATTTTTGCTAACAAAAACAGCAAAGAAAAACGTAAAGAAATAGATTTTGTAAAAGGTTATTTTTTGTACGAAGATGGCCGTTGTTATAGCGAAAAATCGAATAAATTTTTATCAAAAGTTAGAACTAATGGTAAAACACCAAACAAATATTATTACATGTACGATTTAACTCCGTACGGTGGTTGTTTGGTTTCTAGATTAGTAATGTATGTTTTTGGTGATCATGAATATACCAACTTTAAAGAAATGCCAAAGGTAATTCAGGTAGATGGCGATCCAGAAAATTCACACATTAGCAATTTAAAATTTGCTACACAAAGTGAAATTAATCTTATAAATAATATTAAACCTTCGCCTGTTTGCTATACCGACACCGGAACTATTAAAATAAAAGACAAAAAACTTGTTGTGAACATGTTGGCTCAAAATTTTACTTATAAAAAAATAGCTGCCGTTTTTGAAACTTCAGAAATGTCGGTATATCGTTTTGTAAAAAGACATATAAAAGGCCAAACTGTATAA
- a CDS encoding MFS transporter, with translation MQTQPSAPNLWTNKEFIPFVFLRFSLIFALFIQSTSVAYEIFRVTQQEIYLGLIGLFEFVPILFTAFYAGQLVDKLDKRKILVICISCFMATSFILMYVNLESVKNSVSTTTYLSICYFAFFMLGLTRAFSGPSLFALLSLVVKKENYTKAIPISSSAFMIGSVLGPLAGGVILAQFGIEITLMTAFAIMCVSMVMILLIAPKPPDNTEADLTESPMKRIKEGLKFIWATPIILAVLSLDMLAVFFGGAESLLPAFVEKVLNQGPETFGFLRSAHGIGSLIMMICLSALPLLNGNVGPKLLGAVALFGVCIICFGLTRNVYLCFAILMLGGAFDAVSMVIRQSILQIKTPEKLKGRVSSVNSIFVSSSNELGALESGIAATFLGLVPAIVFGGTMTILTVIIIAVVIKPIRNVELK, from the coding sequence ATGCAAACGCAACCTTCTGCCCCGAATTTATGGACAAATAAAGAGTTTATCCCTTTCGTATTTCTACGCTTTTCTTTAATTTTTGCACTTTTTATACAAAGTACTTCTGTTGCTTACGAAATTTTTAGAGTAACCCAACAAGAAATTTATTTGGGCTTAATTGGCCTTTTTGAATTTGTTCCTATTTTATTCACGGCATTTTACGCCGGTCAATTGGTTGACAAATTAGATAAACGAAAAATTTTAGTAATCTGCATTAGCTGTTTTATGGCAACATCGTTTATTTTAATGTACGTTAATTTAGAATCTGTTAAAAACTCAGTTAGCACAACTACCTATTTAAGCATATGTTATTTTGCGTTTTTTATGTTAGGTTTAACTCGTGCGTTTAGTGGTCCTTCTTTATTTGCCTTATTATCATTGGTTGTAAAAAAAGAAAATTATACCAAAGCCATTCCTATTTCATCTTCTGCCTTTATGATTGGTTCTGTTTTGGGTCCATTAGCTGGTGGAGTAATATTAGCACAATTTGGTATAGAAATTACATTGATGACCGCATTTGCGATTATGTGCGTTTCTATGGTAATGATATTATTAATTGCTCCTAAACCACCAGATAATACCGAAGCTGATTTAACCGAATCACCCATGAAGCGAATAAAAGAAGGGTTAAAATTTATTTGGGCAACGCCTATTATATTAGCGGTTTTAAGTTTAGATATGTTAGCGGTATTTTTTGGCGGTGCCGAATCATTATTACCTGCTTTTGTAGAAAAAGTTTTAAATCAAGGACCCGAAACTTTTGGTTTTTTACGTTCGGCTCACGGAATTGGATCATTAATTATGATGATTTGCTTATCAGCTCTTCCGTTATTAAATGGTAACGTTGGCCCTAAGTTATTAGGTGCTGTTGCGTTATTTGGTGTTTGCATTATTTGTTTTGGCCTTACCCGCAACGTTTATCTTTGTTTTGCAATTTTAATGTTGGGCGGTGCATTTGATGCCGTTTCAATGGTTATCAGACAAAGTATTTTACAAATTAAAACTCCAGAAAAATTAAAAGGGCGCGTTTCGTCTGTAAACTCAATTTTTGTTAGTTCATCTAACGAATTAGGCGCTTTAGAAAGCGGTATTGCAGCAACATTTTTAGGTTTGGTACCAGCCATTGTTTTTGGTGGAACTATGACCATTTTAACCGTAATTATTATTGCCGTAGTAATTAAACCTATCAGAAATGTAGAATTAAAGTAA